The Geothrix sp. DNA segment GTCCGCCCCTTCGGCACGGCCGAGGCCGGCGGGAGGGTCGGAGCCTCCATCCAGCTGCCCACCGGTCGACAGGCCGACTTTTCTGGCAGCGGCGGCACCGATGGTCTGGTGGGAGCCGCCCTGTGGCGACGGTACGGGCGTTGGCGCTTCTTCGGACAGGTGGAGCGCGTGTGGTTGGGCCTTCCCGAACACAGCCCCCTGCGCGCCGTCATGGACCAGACCTCCTTCAGCCGGGCCTGGGGCAGCCTGGGCTGGGTGGGCGAGGGGCCGGGACTGCTCTCCGGCCTCGGGATCGAAGTCAGCCTGGGCTATGCCGGCAGCCCCTATCGCACCGGCCTGTCCCGCCTCGACCGCGCCGGCTGGCAGCAGCACTGGACCCTCCGCCACACGCGGCTCCCCCGGTGGCGCTTCGGGTTCAGCGAGGAGGCGGGCACCTTCACCGCCCCGGACCTGTCGGCCTTCGTGGCCTATCGCTTCGGGGAGCGCTGATCGTCCGGTACACTACATGGTTCGTGTCGGAGTCTCCATGCAGCCCAACCAGTACCGCGATGTGCGCCTTGAGAAGCTCGAGAAGCTGAAGGCTCTCGGCATCGAAGCCTGGCCCCGGAAGGCCAAGCGCACCCACGGCCTCGCCGAGCTGGCCACGATCTACGCCGATGCCGAAGCCTGGCCCAACGAGAAGCTGGAAGGCCTTGAGCTCAGCGTGTCGGTCATGGGCCGCATCCTCACCATCCGCGAGATGGGCAAGAGCGTCTTCGCGCATCTCACCGAGAACGGCGAGAAGATCCAGGGCTTCTTCCGCATGAACGACCTGTCCGAGACCAGCTGGGAGACCATCAAGCTCCTGGACATGGGCGACTTCATCAGCGTCACGGGCCCGCTCATGCGCACCAAGACCGGCGAGCTGAGCGTGCGGGTGAAGGAGATCCAGTTCCTCAGCAAGGCCCTGCTGCCCCTGCCCGAGAAGTGGCACGGCCTGCAGGACAAGGAGCAGCGCTACCGCCAGCGCTACCTGGACCTCGTCTCCAACGGCGACGTGCTGAAGACCTTCCAGACCCGGTCGCGCATCGTGAGCGCCGTGCGCCGCTTCATGGAGGACCAGGGCTACCTCGAGGTCGAGACGCCCATGATGCAGCCCATTCCGGGCGGCGCCACGGCCCGGCCCTTCATCACGCACCACAACGCCCTGGACATGGCCCTCTACCTGCGCATTGCGCCGGAGCTGTATCTCAAGCGGCTCATCGTGGGCGGCTTCGAGAAGGTCTTCGAGATCAACCGGAACTTCCGCAACGAGGGCCTCAGCGTCCGGCACAATCCCGAGTTCACCATGATGGAGTTCTACGCGGCCGGCCAGGACCTGCGGGACATGATGGCGCTGACCGAAGGCCTGATCTCCACGGTGGCCCGGTCCGTGGTGGGCTCCGAGGCCCTGCCTTGGGGCGAGCAGGTGATCTCCTACGCCGCGCCCTTCCGCCGCCTGACCATGAAGGACGCCATTGCCGAGTACGGCGGCATCGACCGCCACCTGCTGGAGGACGGCGACAGCGTGCGGGCCCTGGCCAGGACCGTGCACGTCGAGGACGTGGACAAGAAGACCGTGGGCTTCCTGCTGGGCGACCTCTTCGAGTACCATGTCGAGAAGCAGCTCGTCCAGCCCACCTTCATCACGGACTATCCCATCGAGCTGTCACCCCTCACCAAGACTCTGGAGGGCGATGACCGCTTCGTGGACCGCTTCGAGCTGTTCATCGGCGGCATGGAGATTGCGAACGCCTACTCCGAGCTGAACGATCCCATCGACCAGATGGGCCGCTTCCAGGCCCAGATGGATGAGCGGGAAGCGGGCAACGATGAGGCCATGCTGCTGGACCAGGACTTCATCACCAGCCTCGAGCACGGCTTCCCGCCCTGCGGCGGCGAAGGCATCGGCATCGACCGCCTGGTCATGCTGCTCACCAACAGCGCCAGCATCCGCGACGTCATCCTCTTCCCCCTCATGCGCCCGACGAAACCCCAGGAAGGCGGGGAGACCGAGTAGCCGCCCGATGTGACGGAATCTCGCTTGACCCGCTGCCATACTGGAACCCTTGATCTTTGGAGGCCCCATGCCCGTCCCGATGCTTGAACTCGCGCCGCAGAATGCCGCCGTCAAGACCAAGGTGCTGGAGGGGCTTTCGGGCCTCATCGACCGCTCCGCCTTCATCCTGGGCGAGAACGTGAAGGGGCTGGAGGCCGAGATCTCCGCCTACGCCGGCGCCGCCCATGCCGTGGCCATGTCCAGCGGCACGGACGCCCAGCTGGCGGCCCTCATGGCCCTCGGCATCGGCCACGGCGACGAGGTCATCGTGCCCAGCTTCACCTTCTTCGCCACCGCGGGCGTGGTCTCGCGCCTGGGCGCCAAGCCGGTCTTCATCGATCTGGAGCCCGCCACCTTCAACGCCACCGGCGCCCTGGTGGAAGCGGCCATCACGCCCCGCACCAAGGCCATCATGCCCGTGCACCTCTTCGGCCAGCTGGCGGACATGCCCGGCATCATGGCGGTGGCCGCGAAGCACGGCATCCCGGTCATCGAAGATGCCTGTCAGAGCCTGGGCGCCAAGGGCTGGGGCAAGTCCGCCGGCCAGTTTGGCGACATGACCGCCTACAGCTTCTACCCCACCAAGAACCTCGGGGCCTTCGGCGATGCCGGCATGACCGCGATCCGGGATGATGCGACGCTGGCGGCCCGCGTCCGCCGCATCCGCGTGCATGGCATGGAGCCGGTCTACATGCACCACGAGGTGGGCATGAACGGACGCATGGACGAGTTCCAGGCCCTGGTGCTGCGGGCCAAGCTGCCCATGCTGGACGGCTGGCACGAAGGGCGCCGCAAGCACGCCGCCTGGTACCTGGAGCGCATGAAGGGACTGACGGCGGAGGAGGCGGTGCTGCCCCTGGAAGTGGTGCCGGATGGCCGCCACATCTACAACCAGTTCACCATCCGCGTGAAGGGCGGCAAGCGGGATGCCCTCCAGGCCCACCTGAAGGAGCGCGGCATCGGCAGCGCCATCTACTACCCCATCTGCCTCCACGAGCAGCCCTGTTTCAAGGACCTTGGGTACAAGGTGGGCCAGCTGCCGGAATCCGAGCGCGCAGCCAAGGAAGTGCTCAGCCTGCCCGTCTATCCCGAGATGACCGAAGCCATGCGGGAAGAGGTGGCCACGGCCATCCTCGGCTTTTTCGGCCAGAAGTAGGTCCCTCCGGACAGGACTACTGCTGCGACGCCGTGGAGGCGTCCACCCAGACATTCAGGGCCCCCTGGGCGGCATCCTCGACGCCCAGGAACTGGATGCCGATGCCGACCATTTCCATGGGATCAGCCCCCGGACGGCCGCCCAGCACGTAGGACACGGCCGCGATGATGGGGGCCTTGGGTAGTTCGGGGTGCAACAGCACCAGGTTCTCCAGGACGGCGCCCCGCTCGAAGAGCCGGGCATCCCGGGCGCCCACAAGGGCGAAACACCCCCCGGGGCTCAGATTGGTGATGCGGACGTCCCTGTAGTCGTGCCCCTTCAGCAGGAAGGAGATGCTGAACTCCGGGCCGACGATGATGCGTCGTGTATCGCGTCGATCGGCGTAGGTGCTCATCCAGGCTCCACGGAACGGGAAATCCTTGCTTGGGTATCGTCTGGTCCCAGGATAGACTGGATTTTCTGATCGGCCTGAACCCATCGGGGGACAGGGCGGGTTCCCAAGGACCCGGCCCTGACGGCGCAGGACGCCGTCTCACCCACGCGGGGACAACGCGAGCCTCATGCGCTGGCCGTGCCCAACCCCATCCTTCCACCTGGGAGAACCCATGGAAATCCTTCTGATCGAAAACGTTCCGCACTTGGGCGTCCGCGGCGATGTCGTGAACGTCAAAGACGGCTACGCCCGCAACTTCCTGCTGCCCCGCAAGATGGCCCTGCCCGTCACCGCCGGCAACAAGCGCCAGATCGAGCTCGAGAAGGTCCGCGCCGAGAAGCTCCGCGCCAAGGAACTGGCCGACGCCAAGAGCCTGGCCGAGAAGCTCGAAGCCATCAGCCTCGCCGTGACCAAGAAGGCCGGCGAGAACGGCCACCTCTTCGGTTCCGTCACCAACGCCGACGTGGCCGAGCTCTTCAAGGCCAAGGGCTTCACGCTCGATCGCCGCGACATCACCGTGCCCCACATCAAGGATGCGGGCACCTACGTGGTCGACGTCCGCCTCTACAGCGGCGTCCACGCCAAGGTCAACCTCGAGGTCAGCGCCGCCGCGGCTGCTGAGTAACCCACCGTCCACCCCATCCCATCGGTGGCCGGCCCCCGCGGGGGAGCCGGTCATCCAGGCCTTTCCGCGCCGTCGGGAACCCTGACCAACCCATTCCAAGGAGTCCATCCATGGCCAAGAGCACCTCCAAGCCCGATACCCTCGGCATCGCTGAACTCGCCGCCAACCTCGCCGAAGCCCAGGACCTGTCCAAGGCCCGCGCCAAGTCCATCCTGGACGGCGTCCGCGACCACATCGTCGAAACCCTCCTCAGCGGCAACCGCGTCAACCTCTTCGGCCTCGGCACCTTCGAAGTGCGCGCCACCAAGGAGAAGATGGGCCGCAACCCCAAGACTGGCGAGAGCATCAAGATCCCCGCCGGCCGCAAGGTGGTCTTCAAGACTGCGAAGGGGCTGAAGGATCAGATGTAGGTTCATCGCTGCTCCCCGCCTGCGGCGGGGAGTCAACATCAGGCCGCCGAAAGGCGGCCTGATGCGTTCCGGGGTTGATAAGCCGTTCCATCTAAAGAGGTGTGCGTGATTTGAATCCCAGGGGTTGCGGGTTCATGCCGGGCCTGTCAGCTACCGAAACGCCTCATGTGCCTGGAGGTTTTCCATGACCCGTTTCCTGTTCGGCCAAATCCTCATCCTATTCCTGGTGATCCTCACCATCGCCATGATCGGGGGGCGTGCGGTCATCTGGCTTCATCCGGCTCCCTGGGCCTTCCTGCTCGTACTGGTGGTGCCCCTCGTGGCGGTCCTTTCGGCTCACCCTTGGAGTGCCTTCAGGCAGGCGCTCCGGGATGCGCTGCACCCGTCGGCCTCCTTGTCGAA contains these protein-coding regions:
- a CDS encoding DegT/DnrJ/EryC1/StrS family aminotransferase; the protein is MPVPMLELAPQNAAVKTKVLEGLSGLIDRSAFILGENVKGLEAEISAYAGAAHAVAMSSGTDAQLAALMALGIGHGDEVIVPSFTFFATAGVVSRLGAKPVFIDLEPATFNATGALVEAAITPRTKAIMPVHLFGQLADMPGIMAVAAKHGIPVIEDACQSLGAKGWGKSAGQFGDMTAYSFYPTKNLGAFGDAGMTAIRDDATLAARVRRIRVHGMEPVYMHHEVGMNGRMDEFQALVLRAKLPMLDGWHEGRRKHAAWYLERMKGLTAEEAVLPLEVVPDGRHIYNQFTIRVKGGKRDALQAHLKERGIGSAIYYPICLHEQPCFKDLGYKVGQLPESERAAKEVLSLPVYPEMTEAMREEVATAILGFFGQK
- a CDS encoding DUF3187 family protein produces the protein MATFGLAAQETPRPNRLAWFEGFPEPLPEGVNELVLEATSQMLRPDLERSADGRTFARLDGEAWQLTGDWALKAGSSRINVRARVAYRSGGIADQAIWNWHQLFNMPQGGREDAPKNRLVYHLERDGRVIGDLTRPGWALMDLDVAWVRPFGTAEAGGRVGASIQLPTGRQADFSGSGGTDGLVGAALWRRYGRWRFFGQVERVWLGLPEHSPLRAVMDQTSFSRAWGSLGWVGEGPGLLSGLGIEVSLGYAGSPYRTGLSRLDRAGWQQHWTLRHTRLPRWRFGFSEEAGTFTAPDLSAFVAYRFGER
- the lysS gene encoding lysine--tRNA ligase, whose protein sequence is MQPNQYRDVRLEKLEKLKALGIEAWPRKAKRTHGLAELATIYADAEAWPNEKLEGLELSVSVMGRILTIREMGKSVFAHLTENGEKIQGFFRMNDLSETSWETIKLLDMGDFISVTGPLMRTKTGELSVRVKEIQFLSKALLPLPEKWHGLQDKEQRYRQRYLDLVSNGDVLKTFQTRSRIVSAVRRFMEDQGYLEVETPMMQPIPGGATARPFITHHNALDMALYLRIAPELYLKRLIVGGFEKVFEINRNFRNEGLSVRHNPEFTMMEFYAAGQDLRDMMALTEGLISTVARSVVGSEALPWGEQVISYAAPFRRLTMKDAIAEYGGIDRHLLEDGDSVRALARTVHVEDVDKKTVGFLLGDLFEYHVEKQLVQPTFITDYPIELSPLTKTLEGDDRFVDRFELFIGGMEIANAYSELNDPIDQMGRFQAQMDEREAGNDEAMLLDQDFITSLEHGFPPCGGEGIGIDRLVMLLTNSASIRDVILFPLMRPTKPQEGGETE
- the rplI gene encoding 50S ribosomal protein L9, encoding MEILLIENVPHLGVRGDVVNVKDGYARNFLLPRKMALPVTAGNKRQIELEKVRAEKLRAKELADAKSLAEKLEAISLAVTKKAGENGHLFGSVTNADVAELFKAKGFTLDRRDITVPHIKDAGTYVVDVRLYSGVHAKVNLEVSAAAAAE
- a CDS encoding HU family DNA-binding protein, with protein sequence MAKSTSKPDTLGIAELAANLAEAQDLSKARAKSILDGVRDHIVETLLSGNRVNLFGLGTFEVRATKEKMGRNPKTGESIKIPAGRKVVFKTAKGLKDQM